Proteins encoded in a region of the Candidatus Nitrosomarinus catalina genome:
- a CDS encoding PD-(D/E)XK nuclease family protein → MIKINKINDIMFVNAAVTDFADSLGYCEYKIPLSIQGVKPKPSQALIQGTKAHHEKEQYEAEHVELEPVTITEIKDEKKDIEFARENIYSTLTVPFEFPTENVVVSLSGRIDKIMRVDGTLIVQDDKFVARPQTYDSKTQPYPGQLLQVLTYLNSNFSSKRKASPDDYFDMPHTQKQWELRICDRKTKEPHKTFSEVQDSFSLHYLHTSLETFASIAVNISEPEHHNNKRKCDACNLKSVCGFRI, encoded by the coding sequence ATGATCAAAATTAACAAAATAAACGACATTATGTTTGTAAACGCTGCAGTTACAGACTTTGCAGATTCACTGGGATACTGCGAGTACAAGATTCCACTGTCCATACAGGGAGTAAAGCCAAAGCCATCTCAGGCATTAATCCAGGGAACAAAGGCTCATCATGAAAAAGAACAGTATGAAGCAGAACATGTTGAACTGGAACCTGTCACCATTACTGAAATCAAAGACGAGAAAAAAGACATTGAATTTGCACGCGAAAACATCTACTCTACACTAACCGTTCCATTTGAGTTTCCAACTGAAAATGTCGTGGTGTCACTGTCTGGTAGAATTGACAAAATTATGCGAGTTGATGGGACGCTAATTGTACAAGACGACAAGTTTGTTGCAAGACCACAAACATATGATTCCAAAACACAGCCGTATCCCGGACAGCTGCTGCAGGTACTGACATATCTTAACTCTAACTTTTCCTCAAAGAGAAAGGCAAGTCCTGATGACTATTTTGATATGCCACATACGCAAAAGCAGTGGGAGTTACGAATCTGTGACAGAAAAACAAAGGAACCGCACAAAACATTCTCAGAAGTCCAGGACTCGTTTTCACTTCATTACCTGCACACTTCCCTTGAGACGTTTGCAAGCATTGCAGTAAATATTTCAGAGCCAGAACACCACAACAACAAAAGAAAGTGCGATGCATGCAATTTGAAAAGCGTTTGTGGATTTAGAATTTAA
- a CDS encoding DUF3040 domain-containing protein: MTREITYRKEFRDTVSNWKNNRLPAAVLILGLMLVMLGVVIKPLGVLAVVGFGIVVGLALQQRRLNKKRGLGIFDPNSKSTRNILGWRY; this comes from the coding sequence ATGACTCGTGAAATTACTTATCGCAAAGAATTTCGAGATACCGTATCTAACTGGAAAAACAACAGACTGCCTGCAGCAGTTTTAATTTTAGGCCTAATGCTGGTGATGCTGGGTGTTGTCATCAAACCCTTGGGAGTTCTTGCAGTAGTTGGATTTGGCATTGTTGTGGGACTGGCTCTTCAACAGCGTAGATTAAACAAAAAACGCGGCTTGGGAATCTTTGATCCAAATTCTAAGAGTACTAGAAATATTTTGGGATGGCGATACTAG
- a CDS encoding cold shock domain-containing protein: protein MDEENFKTNKETGTVKWFDRTKGFGFIEREGGDDMFVHKSDVDGFITDGDKIVFVVGEGPKGPAAKRVKKST, encoded by the coding sequence GTGGATGAAGAGAATTTTAAAACTAACAAAGAAACAGGAACCGTAAAATGGTTTGACCGTACTAAGGGCTTTGGTTTTATCGAAAGAGAAGGTGGCGACGATATGTTCGTACACAAATCTGACGTTGATGGATTCATTACCGACGGCGATAAAATTGTGTTTGTAGTGGGTGAAGGACCCAAAGGCCCCGCAGCAAAAAGGGTCAAAAAATCAACATAA
- a CDS encoding transcription initiation factor IIB: MQYVKNQVKETGTACIECGKKSIVEDFDTKEKSCSGCGIVVDEPNIDYATDETKKEGSGGRTGPQEDPMMQMGTIISQTGKDAFGKQVKATYVENGKSNNYLYGIITQDKRSKSKGIKTIIKANNEIIRLCNELKINEEIKQRGAEIFRDVKKEKMTAGRDALVLSAACLYLACRESGQSKTIKDFMRHCNCKTTIFIRYFRTIQKTFEIQTEIMSPKKFISRIASRTEPPINAIIEKHACDIVDQLSDQAGKDPIGLAAAALCYVCRLKNYKHTLRNIAIAASVNEVTVRNRIKDIEKYHNKK, from the coding sequence ATGCAATACGTGAAAAATCAGGTAAAAGAAACAGGTACTGCATGTATTGAATGTGGTAAAAAATCCATAGTGGAAGATTTTGACACTAAGGAAAAATCATGTAGTGGTTGTGGTATAGTAGTAGATGAACCAAATATTGATTATGCTACAGATGAAACTAAAAAAGAGGGTTCAGGTGGCAGGACAGGCCCTCAAGAGGATCCAATGATGCAAATGGGAACAATAATATCACAAACTGGCAAGGATGCATTCGGCAAACAAGTAAAGGCAACTTATGTTGAAAATGGAAAAAGCAATAATTATCTGTACGGCATCATTACTCAAGATAAACGTAGTAAATCAAAGGGCATAAAAACAATAATTAAAGCAAATAACGAAATAATTAGACTCTGCAATGAATTAAAAATTAATGAAGAAATTAAACAACGTGGAGCAGAAATATTCAGAGATGTCAAAAAAGAGAAAATGACTGCGGGAAGAGACGCCCTTGTTCTTTCAGCAGCTTGTCTATATCTGGCATGTAGGGAATCAGGTCAAAGCAAAACCATAAAAGATTTCATGAGACATTGTAATTGCAAAACAACAATATTCATTCGGTACTTTAGAACCATACAAAAAACTTTTGAGATTCAGACTGAAATCATGTCTCCAAAAAAATTCATATCACGAATAGCATCTAGGACTGAACCTCCAATTAATGCAATTATTGAAAAACATGCATGCGATATTGTGGATCAATTAAGTGATCAAGCAGGAAAGGATCCAATAGGTCTTGCAGCAGCTGCATTATGTTATGTTTGTAGATTAAAAAATTACAAACATACTTTGAGAAATATTGCAATTGCTGCAAGTGTAAATGAGGTAACAGTAAGAAATAGGATAAAAGACATAGAAAAATATCACAATAAAAAATGA
- a CDS encoding J domain-containing protein produces the protein MSATFETLFGLQFCQYKCGTYIGFSDDEMSSDGQSHKPLDAKTGKVHECPNEGWSKQKTCFGCGQPIQFHNSHVYHNGEKKTKIRFDSPGVRHSCTQQSYNYEHNAQDDHQSHEKQNQQEEYEKDSKQQFRTIDDEQVIEAYAVFGLDHNATLEQIKSTFREFALKYHPDKNKSPTATAMMVRINYAYEVITQWWKNND, from the coding sequence ATGAGTGCCACATTTGAAACTCTGTTTGGCTTGCAGTTTTGCCAATACAAGTGTGGCACCTACATTGGATTCTCTGATGATGAAATGTCATCAGACGGTCAATCCCACAAACCACTTGACGCAAAAACAGGAAAAGTTCATGAATGTCCAAATGAAGGATGGTCAAAACAAAAAACATGTTTTGGATGTGGACAACCTATACAGTTTCACAACTCCCATGTGTATCATAATGGTGAAAAGAAGACAAAGATCCGATTTGATTCACCCGGTGTAAGACACAGCTGCACTCAACAGTCATACAATTATGAACACAACGCACAAGATGATCACCAATCACACGAGAAACAAAACCAACAAGAAGAATATGAAAAAGACAGCAAACAACAATTCAGAACAATTGATGATGAACAAGTCATTGAGGCATATGCTGTTTTTGGACTAGACCACAACGCAACACTAGAGCAAATCAAATCCACCTTTCGAGAATTTGCACTAAAGTATCACCCAGACAAAAACAAGTCGCCAACTGCTACTGCAATGATGGTCAGAATCAACTATGCGTACGAAGTAATCACACAATGGTGGAAAAACAATGATTGA
- a CDS encoding CxxC-x17-CxxC domain-containing protein codes for MKICSTCHGMRLEVFKDHFLCPVCKNDELVSYVNENYVKQNAIPQRYNSLLENMKNIQFLEELDNKVIDEKISQIGITLLEIKASYLAESMVEYAKWIQNKNNEKKVSQKNLEISLKEKEIENQKIISAKNKKIEEIEKEKVENEAMLSFATFKEKNSIDNFKYFAELLKIIEKEKNISTEEILKQLEEKKEEHPGFSNLQALYYVAVDNRIYFIKKWVRLPSKFENKCIECGEKIFVGEDVFWNPATSKVKHFDCKTLIEQKKKISKLSESANNYFVRGEMDEGIKIMNQIKKIKFLLIFENSELSKILEPILQNDADFLRFLKSFEESEWMNSAKNVEFEDFLKTYQTKFVEKCKDEIKEDITMAFEHICEFQPEKKGIFDNLVRDDYLKYTKNLTYLLYSPEVNSEVFKKIIRRCGKRGLFVDPYMNSRTINYFIQHFPEDSEMTELHLLTSIDAFKNKKYCKWMKDSIEEFKEFLKSKGIKLEVKIIRGKKILEDHDRYFYGDNTYLEIPQGMDRFFLIAENAKVVEIDPKFRQKHRKMSEKRYLSESCIDFLENYEEIERELKEEKMYDAKCTKCGTDCKVSFQPKEGRHVYCRDCFPKYK; via the coding sequence ATGAAAATTTGTAGTACTTGTCATGGAATGCGATTGGAAGTTTTCAAGGACCATTTCCTCTGCCCAGTATGTAAAAATGACGAATTAGTTAGTTATGTAAATGAAAATTATGTAAAGCAAAATGCAATCCCACAAAGATATAATTCATTATTAGAAAATATGAAAAACATACAATTTTTAGAAGAATTAGATAATAAAGTAATTGATGAAAAAATATCCCAAATTGGAATTACCCTACTTGAAATCAAAGCAAGTTATTTGGCAGAATCTATGGTTGAGTATGCAAAATGGATACAAAATAAAAATAATGAAAAAAAGGTATCTCAAAAAAATTTAGAAATTTCTTTGAAAGAAAAGGAAATAGAGAATCAAAAAATAATTTCTGCAAAAAATAAAAAAATTGAGGAAATTGAAAAAGAAAAAGTAGAAAATGAAGCAATGTTATCTTTTGCTACATTTAAAGAAAAAAATTCTATTGATAACTTCAAATATTTTGCTGAATTGCTAAAAATAATTGAAAAAGAAAAAAATATCAGTACAGAGGAAATCCTGAAACAGTTAGAAGAAAAAAAGGAAGAACATCCAGGTTTTTCAAATTTACAAGCTCTGTATTATGTAGCAGTAGACAACAGAATTTATTTTATTAAAAAATGGGTTCGACTTCCAAGTAAATTTGAAAATAAGTGTATTGAATGTGGTGAAAAAATATTTGTAGGAGAAGATGTTTTTTGGAATCCCGCCACATCAAAAGTAAAACACTTTGATTGTAAAACATTAATTGAACAAAAAAAGAAAATTTCAAAATTAAGTGAATCTGCAAATAATTATTTTGTTAGAGGGGAAATGGATGAAGGAATAAAAATAATGAATCAAATTAAAAAAATAAAATTTTTACTAATTTTTGAAAATTCAGAGTTATCTAAAATACTAGAACCTATTTTACAAAATGATGCAGATTTTCTGAGATTTTTAAAGTCATTTGAGGAGTCAGAATGGATGAATAGTGCAAAAAATGTTGAATTTGAGGATTTTTTGAAGACATATCAGACAAAATTTGTTGAAAAATGTAAAGATGAAATTAAAGAAGACATCACCATGGCGTTTGAACACATATGTGAATTTCAGCCAGAGAAAAAAGGAATTTTTGATAACTTAGTTCGTGATGATTATTTGAAATATACTAAAAATCTAACTTACCTTCTTTATTCTCCTGAGGTGAATTCTGAAGTGTTTAAGAAAATCATTAGAAGATGTGGAAAACGTGGACTTTTTGTTGATCCATACATGAATTCTCGTACTATCAATTACTTTATCCAGCATTTTCCCGAAGATTCTGAAATGACTGAATTGCATCTACTTACAAGCATTGATGCATTTAAGAATAAAAAATATTGTAAATGGATGAAAGATTCCATTGAAGAATTTAAAGAATTTTTAAAAAGTAAAGGAATCAAACTAGAAGTCAAAATAATTCGTGGAAAAAAAATATTGGAAGATCATGACAGATATTTTTATGGAGATAACACATATCTAGAGATACCACAAGGAATGGATAGGTTTTTTTTAATAGCTGAAAATGCAAAAGTAGTTGAAATAGATCCTAAATTTCGACAAAAACATAGAAAGATGAGTGAAAAGAGATATCTCAGTGAATCATGTATTGACTTTTTAGAAAACTATGAAGAAATAGAGAGAGAACTCAAAGAAGAAAAAATGTATGATGCGAAGTGTACAAAGTGTGGAACTGATTGCAAAGTATCATTCCAACCAAAAGAAGGCAGACATGTATATTGCAGAGACTGCTTCCCAAAATACAAATAA
- a CDS encoding tetratricopeptide repeat protein — MRDISFERRDFTDLQKSIDNESKEELKKALENEKDSQIKEFFEKIESSDEPHKIIEWCSQIIFIDPQQFIAHIQRAKAYHELKLNDQAERCFKDGIKNAESKSIKPIHEFIRFLIHEKRYQDILHYCEKILEIDKIDRISLGTKSRVLIHLREYQKSLECIEKILSNNLNDVDAWATKADALRNIGEYQKSLECFDKALTIDKNNSTHKTENLSVSTRKFVLITKGNVLQELGEYQKSLECNQEVLLLDGNDVTALNNIGCALESLGIKTVAKKYFEKVLKIDENDVIALTNLGTVESCKKALLLDETNYQALINISSALVRSGKYSLALEFIEKGLKINPDDHIALEIKVEILNELQKEIKINQFKNKQNNVEKPKWSNDPATDAQKQYIKNLGGNENAPKTKGEASEMITKLKEGKIKSN, encoded by the coding sequence ATGCGTGATATTTCGTTTGAACGTCGTGATTTTACAGATTTGCAAAAAAGTATCGATAATGAATCTAAAGAAGAATTAAAAAAAGCATTAGAAAATGAAAAAGATTCGCAAATAAAAGAATTTTTTGAGAAAATTGAGTCTAGTGATGAACCGCACAAAATTATTGAATGGTGTTCACAAATTATTTTTATAGATCCACAGCAGTTTATTGCACATATACAACGTGCAAAAGCATATCATGAACTAAAACTGAATGATCAAGCAGAAAGATGTTTTAAAGATGGAATAAAAAACGCAGAGAGTAAATCCATCAAACCAATTCATGAGTTCATACGTTTTTTGATTCATGAGAAAAGATATCAGGACATATTGCATTATTGTGAAAAAATTCTAGAGATCGATAAAATAGATAGAATATCTTTGGGAACTAAATCTAGGGTACTAATACATCTTAGAGAATATCAAAAATCGTTAGAGTGTATTGAAAAGATACTGTCAAATAATTTGAATGATGTTGATGCTTGGGCTACAAAAGCTGATGCACTACGCAATATTGGAGAATATCAAAAATCGTTAGAGTGTTTCGACAAGGCACTGACAATAGATAAAAATAATTCAACTCATAAGACTGAAAATTTATCTGTGAGTACAAGAAAATTTGTTTTAATTACTAAAGGAAATGTTTTACAAGAACTTGGAGAATATCAAAAATCGTTAGAGTGTAATCAAGAAGTACTATTACTGGATGGGAATGATGTGACGGCTTTAAACAATATAGGTTGCGCGCTAGAATCACTTGGAATTAAAACAGTTGCAAAAAAATATTTTGAAAAAGTTCTTAAGATTGATGAGAACGATGTGATTGCTTTAACGAATTTAGGTACAGTAGAAAGTTGCAAAAAGGCACTATTACTGGATGAGACTAATTATCAGGCTCTAATTAACATAAGTTCAGCATTAGTTCGTAGTGGAAAATATTCTCTAGCACTAGAGTTTATTGAAAAAGGATTAAAAATAAATCCAGATGATCACATAGCATTAGAAATAAAAGTAGAAATTTTAAATGAATTACAAAAAGAAATTAAAATCAATCAATTTAAAAATAAACAGAACAATGTTGAAAAACCAAAATGGTCAAATGATCCTGCAACTGATGCACAAAAACAATACATTAAAAATTTAGGTGGAAATGAGAATGCCCCAAAAACAAAAGGAGAAGCATCTGAAATGATAACCAAATTAAAAGAAGGGAAAATTAAATCAAATTAA
- a CDS encoding DUF6293 family protein: protein MDIFIAPIGVNTGHVKTWLQEESRNAFTLWIIHSKKPSLNPDKTIKNDLPKIAKTLGKELKKSYSRIKIKYKTIDDAFTLEPLMDAVNDVIASEESENPIPRQNFVINITGGTNAMAAASMNAAMEFQIRAQYVKEDKENNPNIKCTLDVPVPSKFESRLNNNQLEALQIIAKSDHLIHNTPRGMDSPTIKHAITNHELLVELGFDKKRKGLKNGATTLNGIVKSLEKSKYITKRKIQHYVHPKTGEKLPDDSVMDNTMKKPRVKYLKRMGFDSETFFCDLPLDVEEKGKGILLVITPLGLQKSKNNYLTSK from the coding sequence ATGGATATTTTTATTGCTCCTATTGGCGTCAATACAGGTCATGTCAAAACATGGCTTCAAGAAGAATCCCGTAATGCATTCACGTTATGGATTATTCATAGTAAAAAACCTAGTCTTAATCCAGATAAAACAATAAAAAATGATTTGCCAAAAATTGCAAAAACATTAGGTAAGGAACTAAAAAAATCATATTCCCGAATTAAAATAAAATATAAAACCATTGATGATGCATTCACACTTGAACCGTTAATGGATGCAGTAAATGATGTTATTGCATCAGAGGAATCTGAAAACCCAATACCTCGACAAAATTTTGTAATAAATATTACAGGAGGTACAAATGCCATGGCTGCAGCTTCCATGAATGCTGCAATGGAATTTCAAATCAGAGCTCAATATGTGAAAGAAGATAAAGAAAATAATCCCAACATAAAATGTACTTTGGATGTTCCGGTTCCATCTAAATTTGAATCTCGATTAAATAATAATCAACTTGAAGCATTACAAATAATTGCAAAATCTGATCACTTGATTCACAATACTCCTCGTGGAATGGATTCGCCGACAATTAAACATGCAATAACAAATCATGAATTGTTGGTAGAATTAGGATTTGACAAAAAAAGAAAAGGACTAAAAAATGGAGCCACTACATTAAATGGTATTGTAAAATCCCTTGAAAAATCCAAATACATTACCAAAAGAAAAATACAACACTATGTACATCCAAAAACTGGAGAAAAACTACCTGATGACTCTGTTATGGATAATACTATGAAGAAACCTAGAGTCAAATATCTTAAAAGAATGGGATTTGACTCTGAGACTTTTTTCTGTGATTTGCCTCTTGATGTTGAAGAAAAAGGTAAAGGAATTTTGTTGGTAATCACGCCTCTGGGACTTCAAAAGTCAAAAAATAACTATCTCACAAGTAAATAG